The following are encoded in a window of Dysidea avara chromosome 4, odDysAvar1.4, whole genome shotgun sequence genomic DNA:
- the LOC136254413 gene encoding uncharacterized protein, whose protein sequence is MIVVHSFIFALFGCLVASQEKVCSSFCSSLGMLESNPGKSCDDIYQINKASRGVSGDYWIQTFTGVHEVYCDMELECGGYKGGWMRIADVNISRGDGCPGAFTKETINNIALCHQEFSNLPGCFGTTYDVARMVYTKVCGQVRGYQKGKPSAFSGRYSIDDTYADGVSITLGNPRKHVWTYGVGYDDHRNTPNRNCPCASSGGVEPASFIGKHYYCESGNNVDQFPPVDKYYTEDPLWDGDGCVSTNNNCCTTVGMPWFIREFPTEQQDDIEVRLCQNEGFNNEGVAIDLIQLYVK, encoded by the coding sequence ATGATAGTGGTTCATAGCTTCATCTTTGCTCTGTTTGGGTGCCTGGTAGCATCTCAGGAGAAGGTGTGTTCCAGCTTTTGTAGTAGTCTAGGAATGCTGGAGTCTAATCCTGGAAAATCTTGTGATGACATTTATCAGATCAACAAAGCTAGTAGAGGAGTGTCAGGTGACTACTGGATACAAACTTTCACTGGTGTACATGAAGTCTACTGTGACATGGAACTGGAGTGTGGTGGATATAAGGGAGGATGGATGAGGATAGCTGATGTTAATATTAGTAGAGGAGATGGCTGCCCTGGAGCTTTTACCAAAGAGACTATAAATAACATTGCTCTTTGTCATCAGGAATTCTCTAATTTACCTGGCTGCTTTGGAACCACGTATGATGTAGCACGTATGGTATATACAAAGGTATGTGGACAAGTTAGGGGCTACCAAAAAGGAAAACCAAGTGCTTTTAGTGGAAGATATAGCATAGATGACACCTACGCTGATGGAGTATCAATTACACTAGGCAACCCCAGGAAACATGTGTGGACTTACGGAGTAGGATACGATGATCATCGCAACACCCCAAATAGAAACTGTCCGTGTGCCTCATCCGGAGGAGTAGAACCAGCTTCCTTTATAGGAAAACATTACTACTGTGAATCTGGTAACAATGTTGACCAATTTCCTCCTGTAGACAAATATTACACAGAGGACCCCTTGTGGGATGGAGATGGATGTGTGAGCACTAACAACAATTGCTGCACTACTGTTGGCATGCCATGGTTCATTAGAGAATTCCCTACAGAGCAACAGGATGATATTGAAGTGAGGCTCTGCCAGAATGAGGGATTTAACAATGAAGGTGTTGCAATTGATCTAATTCAACTCTATGTTAAATAA